The following are from one region of the Natronosporangium hydrolyticum genome:
- the carB gene encoding carbamoyl-phosphate synthase large subunit, protein MPKRGDLSHVLVIGSGPIVIGQACEFDYSGTQACRVLRSEGLRVSLVNSNPATIMTDPEFADATYIEPITPEFVTRVIAKERPDALLATLGGQTALNTAVALHEAGVLEKYGVELIGADIDAIQRGEDRQKFKDIVAVAGARVGLGGEGGELTPRSRVCRSMAQVHETVAELGLPVVIRPSYTMGGLGSGMAHTEADLARIAGAGLTASPVHEVLIEESVLGWKEYELELMRDHHDNVVVICSIENVDPMGVHTGDSVTVAPAMTLTDREYQAMRTLGIAVLREVGVDTGGCNIQFAVHPQTGRLVVIEMNPRVSRSSALASKATGFPIAKIAARLAIGYTLDEIPNDITRETPAAFEPALDYVVVKIPRFAFEKFPGADPELTTTMKSVGEAMALGRTFTEALNKAMRSMETPAVGFWTQPDPPEATKESSLAELRTPHDGRLYTMERALRLGATVAEVTEAGGYDPWFVAQVAVLVTLRHEIEQARILDEELLYRAKRAGLSDRQLAALRPELAGEAGVWSLRQRLGVAPVYKTVDTCAAEFAARTPYHYSAYEQETEVEPSDQPKVLILGSGPNRIGQGIEFDYSCVHAVQALRAAGYETVMVNCNPETVSTDYDTADRLYFEPLTFEDVFEVYLAEHHSGVAAGGPGVVGVIVQLGGQTPLGLAQRLKDAGVPIVGTAPEAIHRAEHRGAFGAVLAEAGLTAPEHGTATSYQEARRIAERIGYPVLVRPSYVLGGRGMEIVYDDATLRDYIGRATEISPEHPVLVDRFLDDAVEIDVDALCDGDGVVYLGGVMEHIEEAGIHSGDSACALPPITLTGAHLAQVRADTEAIARGVGVRGLLNVQYALKDDVLYVLEANPRASRTVPFVSKATGVALAKAAARLMLGATVAQLRAEGLLPAAGDGGTSPPGAPVAVKEAVLPFKRFRTPAGKSIDSLLGPEMKSTGEVMGIDTAFGQAFAKSQAAAFGSLPAAGRVLVTVGNRDKRGMIFPVKRLADLGFEIVATAGTGEVLRRYGIPCELVGKHYEGDGRDAVSIIANGEVALVINTPQGSGASARLDGYEIRSAAVAADVPCATTVPGAAAAVMGIEAQLRGELAVRPLQELHAGLHPSSSPVDS, encoded by the coding sequence ATGCCTAAGCGGGGGGATTTGTCGCACGTGCTGGTGATCGGCTCCGGGCCGATCGTGATCGGGCAGGCGTGCGAGTTCGACTACTCCGGCACCCAGGCGTGCCGGGTACTCAGGTCCGAAGGGTTGCGGGTCAGCCTGGTCAACTCCAATCCGGCCACGATCATGACCGACCCAGAGTTCGCCGACGCCACCTACATTGAACCGATCACCCCGGAGTTCGTAACCCGGGTGATCGCCAAGGAGCGGCCGGACGCGCTGCTCGCCACCCTCGGCGGCCAGACCGCGCTGAACACCGCGGTGGCGTTGCACGAGGCCGGGGTGCTGGAGAAGTACGGCGTTGAGCTGATCGGCGCCGACATCGACGCGATCCAGCGGGGGGAGGACCGGCAGAAGTTCAAAGACATCGTGGCGGTCGCCGGTGCCCGGGTCGGGCTCGGCGGCGAGGGCGGTGAGCTGACGCCGCGCTCACGGGTGTGCCGGTCGATGGCGCAGGTGCACGAGACCGTCGCCGAGTTGGGGTTGCCGGTGGTGATCCGGCCTTCGTACACCATGGGTGGGCTGGGCTCCGGCATGGCGCACACCGAGGCGGATCTGGCGCGGATCGCGGGCGCCGGGTTGACCGCCAGCCCGGTGCACGAGGTGCTGATCGAGGAGAGCGTGCTCGGCTGGAAAGAGTACGAGCTGGAGCTGATGCGGGACCATCACGACAACGTGGTGGTGATCTGCTCGATCGAGAACGTCGATCCGATGGGGGTGCACACCGGCGACAGCGTCACCGTGGCGCCGGCGATGACGCTTACCGACCGCGAGTACCAGGCGATGCGTACCCTGGGCATCGCGGTGCTGCGGGAGGTGGGGGTGGACACCGGCGGGTGCAACATCCAGTTCGCCGTGCATCCGCAGACCGGTCGGCTGGTCGTGATCGAGATGAATCCGCGGGTGTCGCGCTCCAGCGCGCTCGCCTCCAAGGCCACCGGGTTCCCGATCGCCAAGATCGCTGCCCGGCTGGCGATCGGCTACACCCTCGACGAGATCCCGAACGACATCACCCGGGAGACGCCGGCGGCGTTCGAGCCGGCGCTGGACTACGTCGTGGTCAAGATTCCCCGGTTCGCGTTCGAGAAGTTCCCCGGCGCCGACCCGGAGCTGACCACCACGATGAAGTCGGTCGGTGAGGCGATGGCGTTGGGCCGGACCTTCACCGAGGCGCTGAACAAAGCAATGCGCTCGATGGAGACACCGGCGGTCGGCTTCTGGACCCAGCCCGATCCGCCCGAGGCCACCAAGGAGTCGAGTCTGGCGGAGTTGCGGACTCCGCACGACGGCCGGCTGTACACCATGGAGCGGGCGCTGCGGCTCGGCGCCACCGTGGCCGAGGTGACCGAGGCCGGCGGCTACGACCCGTGGTTCGTGGCCCAGGTCGCCGTGCTGGTGACGCTGCGGCACGAGATCGAGCAGGCGCGGATCCTCGATGAGGAGTTGCTCTACCGGGCCAAGCGGGCGGGCCTGTCGGACCGGCAGTTGGCGGCGTTGCGGCCGGAGTTGGCCGGCGAGGCCGGGGTGTGGTCGCTGCGGCAGCGGCTGGGGGTGGCGCCGGTCTACAAGACGGTCGACACCTGCGCCGCCGAGTTCGCCGCGCGGACGCCCTATCACTACTCGGCCTATGAGCAGGAGACCGAGGTCGAGCCGTCCGACCAGCCTAAGGTGCTGATCCTCGGGTCCGGGCCGAACCGGATCGGGCAGGGCATCGAGTTCGACTACTCCTGCGTCCACGCGGTGCAGGCGCTGCGCGCCGCCGGCTACGAGACGGTCATGGTCAACTGCAATCCGGAGACCGTCTCCACTGACTACGACACCGCCGACCGGCTCTACTTCGAGCCGCTCACCTTCGAGGATGTCTTTGAGGTGTACCTCGCCGAGCACCACAGCGGGGTGGCCGCCGGTGGTCCCGGTGTGGTGGGGGTGATCGTCCAACTCGGTGGCCAGACGCCGCTGGGGCTGGCGCAGCGGCTCAAGGACGCCGGGGTGCCGATCGTCGGCACCGCGCCGGAGGCGATTCACCGGGCCGAGCATCGGGGTGCGTTCGGCGCGGTCCTGGCCGAGGCGGGGCTGACCGCTCCCGAGCACGGCACCGCCACCTCGTATCAGGAGGCGCGCCGGATCGCTGAGCGGATCGGCTACCCGGTGCTGGTCCGCCCGTCGTACGTGCTGGGCGGCCGGGGTATGGAGATCGTCTACGACGATGCCACGCTGCGGGACTACATCGGCCGGGCGACCGAGATTTCGCCGGAGCATCCGGTGCTGGTGGACCGCTTCCTCGACGACGCGGTCGAGATCGATGTGGACGCGCTATGCGACGGCGACGGTGTGGTCTACCTCGGTGGCGTGATGGAGCACATCGAGGAGGCGGGGATCCACTCCGGCGACTCGGCCTGCGCATTGCCGCCGATCACGCTCACCGGGGCGCACCTGGCGCAGGTCCGCGCCGACACCGAGGCGATCGCCCGGGGGGTCGGGGTCCGGGGCCTGCTCAATGTCCAGTATGCGCTGAAGGATGACGTGCTCTACGTGTTGGAGGCCAACCCCCGCGCATCCCGCACGGTGCCGTTCGTCTCCAAGGCGACCGGGGTGGCGCTGGCGAAGGCGGCGGCCCGGCTGATGCTCGGCGCCACCGTCGCGCAGCTGCGGGCCGAAGGGCTGCTGCCGGCGGCCGGTGACGGCGGCACCAGCCCGCCGGGGGCGCCGGTGGCGGTCAAGGAGGCGGTGCTGCCGTTCAAACGGTTCCGCACCCCGGCTGGTAAGAGCATCGATTCGTTGCTGGGGCCGGAGATGAAGTCCACCGGTGAGGTGATGGGCATCGACACCGCCTTCGGGCAGGCATTCGCCAAGTCCCAGGCGGCGGCGTTCGGATCGTTGCCGGCCGCCGGGCGGGTGCTGGTCACGGTGGGCAACCGCGACAAGCGCGGCATGATCTTCCCGGTGAAGCGGCTCGCCGACCTCGGGTTCGAGATCGTCGCCACCGCCGGCACCGGCGAGGTGCTGCGGCGCTACGGCATCCCGTGCGAGCTGGTCGGCAAGCACTACGAGGGGGACGGCCGGGACGCGGTGTCGATCATCGCCAACGGAGAGGTGGCGTTGGTCATCAACACCCCGCAGGGGTCGGGGGCGAGCGCCCGGCTGGACGGTTACGAGATTCGCAGCGCCGCGGTCGCCGCCGACGTGCCGTGTGCGACCACGGTGCCGGGAGCCGCGGCGGCGGTGATGGGGATCGAGGCGCAGCTGCGCGGTGAGCTGGCGGTCCGGCCGTTGCAGGAGCTGCACGCGGGACTGCACCCGAGTTCGTCGCCGGTGGACTCGTGA
- the rpoZ gene encoding DNA-directed RNA polymerase subunit omega, translated as MAGTVAQPEGITNPPIDELLERTSSKYSLVIFAAKRARQINAYYSQLGEGLLEYVGPLVETTPQEKPLSIAMREINSGLLAAESTEA; from the coding sequence GTGGCCGGAACCGTTGCCCAACCTGAGGGCATCACCAACCCGCCGATCGACGAGCTGCTGGAGCGCACCTCCTCCAAGTACTCGCTAGTCATCTTCGCCGCCAAGCGGGCGCGCCAGATCAACGCGTACTACAGCCAGCTCGGTGAGGGCCTGCTGGAGTATGTGGGCCCGCTGGTCGAGACCACCCCGCAGGAGAAGCCGCTCTCGATCGCCATGCGAGAGATCAACTCTGGGCTGCTCGCTGCCGAATCAACCGAGGCTTAG
- a CDS encoding AAA family ATPase, with translation MAERQSIVVNGDLGSGKTTVTLKLSERLDIRRISVGDLYREMARRRGMTTLQLNRHAELDDAVDAYVDSLQGEIAQSGEQLVVDSRLAWFFFTDALKVHLITDPTVAAERVLGRPSSEVESYATLVEARQRLRERSESERARFLVTYGADKCRLRNYNLVCDSTRATPDEIVDQIAAAFHGTLAPQTVRSAPPLLLIDPRRIYPTQESQALRDEDPEFVAAIGRAGPGALAPLRLGFADNQFFAVDGHRRLSAALRNDFSFVPASLAAEGDEPVVGGLSAKAYLESEVGPSIVYDWAELHGLELPLPEHLRQESPVGD, from the coding sequence ATGGCTGAGCGTCAGTCGATCGTCGTCAACGGCGATCTGGGCAGCGGAAAGACCACCGTTACGCTGAAGCTCTCGGAGCGACTCGACATCCGACGGATCAGCGTGGGTGACCTGTACCGGGAGATGGCCCGTCGCCGGGGGATGACCACACTGCAGCTCAATCGTCACGCCGAGTTGGACGATGCGGTGGACGCCTATGTGGACAGTCTGCAGGGGGAGATCGCCCAGTCCGGCGAGCAGCTCGTGGTCGACAGCCGGTTGGCGTGGTTCTTCTTCACCGACGCCCTCAAGGTGCACCTGATCACCGATCCGACCGTCGCCGCCGAGCGGGTGCTCGGGCGCCCCTCCAGCGAGGTGGAGTCCTACGCGACGCTGGTCGAGGCGCGGCAACGGCTGCGGGAGCGGAGCGAGAGCGAACGCGCGCGGTTCCTGGTTACCTACGGGGCCGACAAGTGCCGGCTCCGCAACTACAACCTGGTCTGCGACAGCACCCGGGCCACCCCGGACGAGATCGTGGACCAGATCGCGGCGGCCTTCCACGGCACCCTGGCCCCGCAGACCGTGCGCTCGGCGCCGCCGCTGCTGTTGATCGACCCCCGCCGGATCTACCCCACACAGGAGAGCCAGGCGCTGCGTGATGAGGATCCCGAGTTCGTGGCGGCGATCGGCCGGGCGGGTCCGGGGGCGCTGGCGCCGTTGCGGCTGGGCTTCGCCGACAACCAGTTCTTCGCCGTCGACGGGCACCGCCGGTTGAGCGCGGCGCTGCGTAACGACTTCTCGTTCGTCCCGGCCAGCCTGGCCGCGGAGGGCGACGAGCCGGTGGTGGGCGGCCTGTCCGCCAAGGCCTACCTGGAGTCCGAGGTCGGGCCGAGCATCGTCTACGACTGGGCCGAGCTGCACGGGTTGGAGCTCCCGCTGCCGGAGCATCTCCGGCAGGAGAGCCCGGTAGGCGACTAG
- the add gene encoding adenosine deaminase, with translation MTGPKIELHVHLEGTVRPAALLAFARRNNQPLPADTVEGLAALYQFRDFADFIRAWLTTVACLRTADDFRQVVLAYAAEAAGHGAVYLEGIFSPVPGVELAETFAGYAEGAAEARERHGVIVRLTPDLHRRLDPAEAVEVAQLAVRYRDRGVVGLGLGGAETDAPATDYAKAFAVARDGGLGLVPHAGENAGPESLREILAFAPDRIRHGIRAAEEPALLSEIAGRGLVLDVCPTSNLRTGAVPELARHPLPQLRAAGISCSINTDDPAMFDTDLQREYQLAESMGVTAVEAYAAGVAGALCDPATRAELVAIGRRHYPAA, from the coding sequence GTGACCGGCCCAAAGATCGAACTCCACGTCCATCTGGAGGGCACGGTCCGCCCGGCGGCGTTGCTGGCGTTCGCCCGCCGCAACAACCAGCCGCTGCCGGCCGACACGGTCGAGGGTCTGGCCGCGCTCTACCAGTTCCGGGACTTCGCCGACTTCATCCGGGCCTGGCTGACCACGGTGGCCTGCCTCCGGACCGCCGACGATTTCCGGCAGGTGGTGCTGGCCTACGCCGCTGAGGCGGCCGGCCACGGCGCGGTCTACCTGGAAGGCATCTTCTCGCCGGTCCCCGGCGTGGAGCTGGCGGAGACCTTTGCCGGGTACGCCGAGGGCGCGGCCGAGGCGCGGGAGCGGCACGGCGTGATCGTACGACTGACGCCGGACCTGCACCGGCGCCTCGACCCGGCGGAGGCGGTGGAGGTGGCGCAGCTGGCGGTGCGGTACCGGGACCGTGGCGTGGTCGGGCTGGGCCTGGGTGGAGCCGAGACCGACGCGCCCGCCACCGACTACGCGAAGGCGTTCGCGGTGGCCCGGGATGGCGGGCTGGGGCTGGTGCCGCATGCTGGTGAGAACGCCGGCCCGGAGTCACTGCGGGAGATTCTGGCCTTCGCCCCGGATCGGATCCGGCACGGCATCCGGGCGGCCGAAGAGCCGGCGTTGCTGTCGGAGATCGCCGGCCGGGGGTTGGTGCTCGACGTCTGCCCGACCTCGAACCTGCGTACCGGCGCGGTGCCGGAGCTGGCCCGGCACCCGTTGCCGCAGCTGCGGGCCGCCGGGATCAGCTGCAGCATCAACACCGACGATCCGGCGATGTTCGACACCGATCTGCAGCGCGAATACCAGCTCGCCGAGTCGATGGGGGTGACCGCCGTCGAGGCGTACGCGGCGGGGGTGGCCGGGGCGTTGTGCGACCCGGCCACCCGGGCCGAGCTGGTCGCGATCGGGCGGCGTCACTACCCGGCCGCGTGA
- the mihF gene encoding integration host factor, actinobacterial type, producing MPLPSLSPEQRAAALQKAAEVRKARADLKEQLKNGQVTLAELLDRAESDDVIGKLKVVTVLQALPGIGKVKATQTMEKLKIADSRRLRGLGEQQRKALLNEFAA from the coding sequence GTGCCCCTCCCATCACTGAGCCCCGAGCAACGAGCGGCTGCCCTGCAGAAGGCAGCCGAGGTTCGCAAGGCCCGGGCCGACCTGAAGGAACAGCTCAAGAACGGCCAGGTAACCCTCGCTGAGCTGTTGGATCGAGCCGAGAGCGACGACGTGATCGGCAAGCTGAAGGTGGTCACGGTGCTGCAGGCCCTGCCGGGGATCGGCAAGGTCAAGGCGACCCAGACCATGGAGAAGCTCAAGATCGCCGATAGTCGGCGGCTGCGGGGTCTCGGCGAACAGCAGCGGAAGGCGCTGCTGAACGAGTTCGCCGCATAA
- a CDS encoding adenosylmethionine--8-amino-7-oxononanoate transaminase, which translates to MTTPPAAGQPPPAEPPVTPEQLLAWDRGHVWHPYASMPGASTPYLVTGAEGVRLRLADGRELIDGMSSWWSAIHGYRHPVLDEAVRSQLSSMSHVMFGGLTHEPAVRLARSLVELTPDGLEHVFLADSGSVSVEVAVKMCLQYHRSRGDARRRRLLTWRGGYHGDTFHPMSVCDPEGGMHALWRGVLPEQIFVPTPPAGFDTPPDPGYLAVLAEAIARHADELAAVIVEPVVQGAGGMRFHHPGYLTALRELTRQYGVLLVFDEIATGFGRTGELFAADHAGITPDVMCVGKALTGGYLTSAAALCTGEVAAGISAGEVPVLAHGPTFMGNPLACAVANASIGLLRDGQWRADVARIEAGLAAGLAPLRQRPGVADVRVLGAIGVVQLTSQVDLAEATAVAVDNGVWLRPFRDLLYTMPPYLSTDDEVAAICAAISAAAERVTGGDADPEC; encoded by the coding sequence ATGACCACGCCACCGGCGGCCGGGCAGCCGCCACCGGCGGAGCCGCCGGTCACTCCGGAACAGCTGCTGGCGTGGGATCGCGGCCACGTCTGGCATCCCTACGCGTCGATGCCTGGCGCCTCGACGCCGTACCTGGTCACCGGGGCGGAGGGAGTGCGGCTGCGGTTGGCCGACGGGCGGGAGCTGATCGACGGGATGTCGAGCTGGTGGTCGGCGATCCACGGTTACCGGCACCCGGTGCTGGACGAGGCGGTGCGGTCCCAGCTGTCGTCGATGAGCCACGTGATGTTCGGCGGGCTCACCCATGAACCGGCGGTACGGCTCGCGCGTTCGTTGGTGGAGCTGACTCCGGACGGGTTGGAGCACGTCTTCCTCGCCGACTCCGGATCGGTCAGCGTCGAGGTGGCGGTGAAGATGTGCCTGCAATACCACCGCTCGCGAGGCGACGCGCGCCGGCGCCGGCTGCTGACCTGGCGGGGCGGGTACCACGGCGACACCTTCCACCCGATGTCGGTCTGTGACCCGGAGGGCGGGATGCACGCGCTGTGGCGCGGGGTGCTACCGGAACAGATCTTCGTGCCCACCCCGCCGGCGGGCTTCGACACGCCACCTGACCCGGGATATCTGGCGGTGCTGGCCGAGGCGATCGCCCGCCACGCCGACGAGCTGGCGGCGGTCATCGTCGAACCGGTGGTGCAGGGCGCTGGCGGCATGCGGTTCCACCACCCGGGGTATCTGACCGCACTGCGGGAGCTGACCCGGCAGTACGGCGTGTTGTTGGTCTTCGATGAGATCGCCACTGGGTTCGGCCGTACCGGGGAGCTGTTCGCCGCCGACCACGCCGGGATCACCCCGGATGTGATGTGTGTCGGTAAGGCCCTCACCGGTGGCTACCTGACCTCGGCGGCGGCGCTGTGCACCGGGGAGGTGGCGGCCGGGATCAGCGCCGGCGAGGTGCCGGTGCTGGCGCACGGCCCGACCTTCATGGGCAACCCGCTGGCCTGCGCGGTGGCGAACGCGTCGATCGGGCTGCTCCGGGATGGGCAGTGGCGCGCCGACGTGGCCCGGATCGAGGCCGGCCTGGCCGCGGGCCTGGCGCCGCTGCGGCAGCGGCCGGGGGTGGCCGATGTCCGGGTGCTCGGAGCGATCGGGGTGGTGCAGTTGACCAGCCAGGTAGACCTCGCCGAGGCGACCGCGGTCGCGGTCGACAACGGAGTCTGGCTGCGGCCGTTCCGGGATCTGCTCTACACCATGCCGCCGTACCTCAGCACCGACGACGAGGTGGCCGCGATCTGTGCGGCGATCTCGGCCGCCGCGGAGCGGGTCACGGGGGGTGATGCGGACCCAGAGTGCTAG
- the pyrF gene encoding orotidine-5'-phosphate decarboxylase, translating into MESFGARLRAAVASRGPLCVGIDPHAELLARWGLTDDADGLAEFSRTVTEALADRVAIFKPQSAFFERFGSRGIAVLETTIRRLRRAGALVLLDAKRADIGSTTAGYAAAYLDPASPLSVDAITANPYLGVGALRPMMERARAHGGGVFVLAMTSNPEAAAIQQATTADGRSVAQLVVDEISQLNEGVAAGSFGVVVGATVGESAPDLSRLQGPILAPGIGAQGATAADLRAVFGAQLPAVLPSTSREVLSAGPDPTALQEAAARSLAACRRVLNGGDQPS; encoded by the coding sequence GTGGAGAGTTTCGGAGCGCGGCTGCGGGCCGCGGTGGCCAGTCGGGGACCGTTGTGCGTCGGTATCGATCCGCATGCCGAGCTGCTGGCGCGGTGGGGGCTCACAGACGACGCAGATGGCCTCGCCGAGTTCAGCCGAACGGTCACCGAGGCCCTGGCCGATCGGGTGGCAATCTTTAAACCTCAGTCTGCTTTCTTCGAGCGGTTCGGGTCGCGTGGCATCGCCGTTTTGGAGACAACTATTCGCCGGCTCCGGCGGGCTGGCGCGTTGGTTCTGCTCGATGCGAAGCGGGCCGATATCGGCTCGACGACCGCCGGCTACGCCGCGGCGTACCTCGATCCGGCGAGCCCGCTGAGCGTCGACGCGATCACCGCCAATCCCTATCTGGGCGTCGGCGCGTTGCGGCCGATGATGGAGCGCGCTCGCGCGCACGGTGGCGGGGTCTTCGTGTTGGCGATGACGAGCAACCCGGAGGCGGCGGCTATTCAACAGGCCACCACCGCCGACGGGCGCTCCGTGGCGCAGCTCGTCGTAGACGAGATTTCCCAGCTCAACGAGGGTGTAGCAGCGGGCAGCTTCGGTGTGGTGGTGGGCGCGACGGTCGGCGAGAGCGCCCCGGATCTCAGCCGGCTGCAGGGCCCGATCCTGGCCCCTGGGATCGGCGCGCAGGGCGCCACCGCCGCAGATCTCCGGGCGGTCTTCGGGGCGCAGTTGCCCGCAGTGTTGCCGTCGACCTCCCGGGAGGTGCTCTCGGCGGGGCCGGACCCCACAGCGCTGCAGGAGGCGGCGGCGCGTAGTCTCGCTGCCTGCCGGCGGGTGCTCAACGGGGGCGATCAGCCCTCCTGA
- a CDS encoding quinone-dependent dihydroorotate dehydrogenase, which translates to MFFERVVRPMLFRIGDGDPEAAHDWTLRRLAGLGRRPALLSLLRARYRVTAPATVFGVTFPNRVGLAAGLDKDGAALPAWPALGFGFVEVGTVTGRPQPGNDRPRLFRLPASGALLNRMGFNNRGAAALADRLARPAARPGVPLGISLGKSKVTPLSHAVEDYVAAYQQLRDYGDYFAINVSSPNTPGLRTLQDRGYVAELLAALVGEKPVLVKIAPDLTDQAIGELLAVCLERGAAGVIATNTTLERGGLDPADQGRAGEAGGLSGAPLAARAREVVGFVHRETGGALPVIGVGGVTSPDDAARLRDAGADLIQLYTGFIYHGPGLVRGCARRLAP; encoded by the coding sequence ATGTTCTTCGAACGGGTAGTGCGGCCCATGCTGTTCCGGATCGGTGACGGTGATCCGGAGGCCGCCCATGACTGGACTCTGCGTCGACTGGCCGGGCTGGGCCGGCGGCCGGCGCTGCTGAGTCTGCTGCGTGCGCGCTACCGGGTGACCGCGCCAGCGACGGTCTTCGGTGTGACCTTCCCCAACCGGGTCGGCCTCGCCGCCGGCCTGGATAAGGACGGTGCGGCGTTGCCGGCCTGGCCCGCGCTGGGCTTCGGGTTTGTCGAGGTGGGCACGGTCACCGGCCGGCCGCAGCCCGGCAACGACCGGCCCCGGCTGTTCCGGTTGCCGGCGAGCGGAGCTCTGCTCAACCGGATGGGCTTCAACAACCGGGGCGCGGCCGCGCTCGCCGACCGGCTGGCGCGACCGGCGGCGCGCCCCGGGGTTCCGCTGGGGATCTCGCTCGGCAAGTCCAAAGTGACCCCGCTCAGCCACGCCGTCGAGGACTACGTCGCGGCGTACCAGCAGCTGCGCGACTACGGCGACTACTTCGCGATAAACGTCTCCTCGCCGAACACCCCGGGCCTACGTACGCTGCAGGATCGGGGGTATGTTGCCGAGCTGCTCGCCGCGCTGGTGGGGGAGAAGCCGGTGTTGGTAAAGATCGCCCCGGACCTCACCGACCAGGCCATCGGTGAGCTGCTGGCGGTCTGCCTGGAGCGGGGAGCCGCCGGGGTGATCGCCACCAACACCACCCTGGAGCGCGGCGGGCTGGACCCGGCCGACCAGGGCCGTGCCGGCGAAGCCGGTGGTCTCTCCGGGGCGCCGTTGGCGGCGCGGGCCCGGGAAGTGGTCGGCTTCGTCCACCGGGAGACCGGTGGCGCGCTGCCGGTGATCGGCGTGGGCGGGGTGACCAGCCCCGACGACGCTGCCCGGCTGCGCGACGCGGGAGCTGATCTGATCCAGCTCTACACCGGTTTCATCTACCACGGCCCGGGGCTGGTGCGCGGCTGCGCCCGCCGGTTGGCGCCATGA
- a CDS encoding guanylate kinase, translating to METPVTGAARPAARLLIVSGPSGAGRRRVIELARARSPDFWSPVPLTTRPRRLAEVDGREYTFVGRSDFDHRLAAGELIEWAELGGHRYGVPRAPIEEALRQGRPVLLSTDLVGAGQIRRTMPGAVLVYLTPPHRSDSVPAEFDVTIVTDTVVRAADKLVSLLGSPAFL from the coding sequence GTGGAGACACCCGTGACCGGCGCGGCGCGCCCGGCGGCTCGGCTCCTGATCGTCTCCGGCCCCAGCGGGGCCGGTCGGCGGCGGGTGATCGAGCTAGCCCGGGCGCGCTCGCCGGATTTTTGGTCGCCGGTGCCGCTGACGACGCGGCCCCGGCGGCTGGCCGAGGTCGACGGTCGCGAGTACACCTTCGTGGGCCGGAGCGATTTCGATCACCGGCTCGCCGCCGGTGAACTGATCGAGTGGGCGGAGCTCGGTGGGCACCGGTACGGCGTACCGCGGGCCCCGATCGAGGAGGCGCTGCGACAGGGGCGGCCGGTGCTGTTGAGCACCGATCTGGTCGGCGCCGGTCAGATCCGGCGGACGATGCCGGGTGCGGTGTTGGTCTATCTGACCCCGCCGCATCGGAGCGATTCGGTCCCGGCTGAGTTTGACGTCACAATTGTCACCGACACGGTGGTCCGGGCCGCTGACAAACTGGTATCGTTACTCGGCTCACCCGCCTTCTTGTGA